From the genome of candidate division KSB1 bacterium, one region includes:
- a CDS encoding transposase produces the protein MNYIAAWDINRAKIFGRCEEKTGIKPFERLVSDVMSKEPYCSARKIFWIVDNGSSHRGQSSVNRTKEKWPQIVLVHLPIHASWLNQIEIYFSIIQRKILTPNYFTSKEQLRKTIFDFQRYYQNIAKPFEWKFNKNDLAKLMRKLTEVEPVSLKLSA, from the coding sequence TTGAATTACATAGCAGCTTGGGATATCAATCGTGCCAAAATTTTCGGACGCTGTGAAGAAAAAACGGGTATAAAACCGTTTGAACGCCTTGTGTCCGATGTAATGTCCAAAGAACCCTATTGCTCTGCACGAAAAATCTTTTGGATTGTTGATAATGGTTCCTCGCATAGAGGTCAATCCTCCGTTAATAGAACAAAAGAAAAGTGGCCTCAAATTGTTTTGGTTCATTTGCCAATTCATGCAAGTTGGTTAAATCAAATTGAAATCTATTTTTCAATCATTCAACGAAAAATTTTGACACCTAATTATTTTACTTCTAAAGAACAATTAAGAAAAACGATATTTGATTTTCAAAGATATTATCAAAATATAGCCAAACCTTTTGAATGGAAATTCAATAAAAATGATTTGGCAAAATTAATGAGGAAATTGACTGAAGTTGAACCTGTTTCATTAAAATTATCAGCATGA
- a CDS encoding dCTP deaminase translates to MSIKPDRWIKRQALEKKMIEPFEEKQVRQGVISFGVSSYGYDLRIADEFRIFTNVNNTIVDPKNFDQNSLVDFKGDVCIIPPHSFILGRSVEYFRIPEKVMTICVGKSTYARCGIIMNITPLEPGWEGYITLSVSNTTSLPARIYANEGIAQVLFFESDEDCETSYAAKKGKYQAQLDVTLSKV, encoded by the coding sequence ATGTCAATAAAACCGGATAGATGGATCAAAAGACAGGCTCTTGAAAAAAAAATGATTGAACCTTTTGAAGAAAAACAAGTTCGCCAGGGTGTAATTTCATTTGGCGTTTCATCTTACGGTTATGACCTGAGGATTGCTGATGAATTTAGGATATTTACGAATGTCAACAATACAATCGTCGATCCTAAAAATTTTGATCAAAATTCATTGGTGGATTTTAAAGGTGATGTCTGCATTATTCCCCCCCATTCATTTATCCTGGGAAGGTCTGTGGAATATTTTAGAATTCCGGAGAAAGTTATGACCATTTGTGTTGGAAAGTCAACATATGCTCGTTGCGGAATTATCATGAATATTACTCCATTAGAACCAGGATGGGAAGGATACATAACGCTTTCGGTTTCAAATACAACGTCATTACCTGCAAGAATTTATGCGAACGAAGGCATCGCCCAGGTTTTATTCTTTGAAAGCGATGAAGATTGTGAAACAAGCTATGCAGCAAAGAAAGGCAAATACCAGGCTCAGTTGGATGTAACTCTATCAAAAGTATAA
- a CDS encoding amidohydrolase produces the protein MNKFKPFILLGVLITLFTPFSTFAQLDKVNKLVEKYADATIKIREQIHQNPELGNREFKTAELVANHLRKLGIEVTTGIAHTGVIGILRGGKPGTVVAVRADMDALPVTEDTPYPFKSTVRTTYLGNEVGVMHACGHDIHTSVQLGVASILAELRDEIHGTVKFIFQPAEEGPPPGEEGGAALMLEEGAFNDPSPSAIFGLHSYASMESGKLGYTPGPALAAVDLFIIKILGKQAHGAQPQESIDPIVMASQVVMALQTIRSRSLHPLQPSVVTVGIIRGGDRFNIIPAEVYLEGTVRTYDPDTRDKVEKRMTEIVDGITKGYGGTYELNYNRGTPATINNLELTKKMVPTLIRVVGKENVLEIEPTMGGEDFAYFANEVPGFFYRLGMVKPGTESGGHHTPNFMADNSCVPIGMKTMTMLLLDYLAMSSSGN, from the coding sequence ATGAACAAATTCAAACCTTTCATTTTGTTAGGGGTCTTAATAACACTCTTCACACCATTTTCAACATTTGCACAATTGGACAAGGTTAACAAACTGGTGGAAAAGTACGCTGATGCGACCATTAAAATTCGAGAACAAATCCATCAAAATCCTGAGCTTGGCAACCGAGAATTCAAAACTGCTGAACTGGTTGCCAATCACTTGCGAAAACTTGGCATAGAAGTTACAACGGGAATTGCACATACCGGCGTAATCGGCATTTTAAGAGGCGGAAAACCCGGCACAGTTGTGGCAGTACGAGCCGATATGGATGCCCTGCCTGTGACTGAAGATACACCTTATCCATTCAAATCGACAGTAAGAACCACTTACCTTGGCAATGAAGTTGGCGTCATGCATGCATGCGGACACGATATCCATACATCGGTACAACTCGGTGTCGCTTCAATTTTGGCCGAGCTTAGAGATGAAATCCATGGAACAGTGAAGTTTATCTTTCAGCCAGCCGAAGAAGGTCCACCTCCGGGTGAAGAAGGCGGTGCAGCCCTGATGTTAGAGGAAGGCGCTTTTAACGATCCAAGTCCCAGTGCAATTTTTGGTCTGCATTCCTATGCTTCAATGGAGTCTGGTAAATTGGGTTACACACCAGGACCTGCCCTCGCTGCAGTCGATCTATTTATCATCAAAATACTTGGCAAACAAGCCCATGGCGCCCAGCCGCAGGAATCTATCGATCCTATTGTGATGGCCTCGCAGGTGGTAATGGCCCTGCAAACGATTCGATCCCGTAGCCTCCATCCCCTGCAGCCAAGTGTTGTCACAGTTGGGATCATCCGTGGCGGCGATCGCTTCAATATCATACCGGCTGAGGTTTATCTTGAAGGAACGGTAAGAACCTATGATCCCGATACCAGGGACAAGGTCGAGAAACGTATGACTGAAATTGTTGATGGCATTACCAAAGGATATGGCGGGACCTATGAATTAAACTACAATCGTGGAACCCCCGCAACAATCAACAATCTCGAATTGACAAAAAAAATGGTGCCAACGTTAATAAGAGTTGTCGGCAAAGAAAATGTCCTCGAAATCGAACCTACTATGGGTGGTGAAGATTTTGCTTATTTTGCCAATGAGGTGCCTGGCTTTTTCTATCGGCTTGGCATGGTAAAGCCGGGCACGGAGTCCGGAGGCCATCATACACCCAACTTCATGGCTGATAATTCCTGTGTGCCTATTGGCATGAAAACCATGACGATGCTTCTGCTGGACTACCTGGCTATGTCGAGCTCCGGAAATTAA
- the tatC gene encoding twin-arginine translocase subunit TatC encodes MDQNQSKNNKKKEMSFLQHLEELRWCLIKSMLAVVIGMLCAFPLSGYIIDILTLPNNNLANPPEMVFLKPAGMLLVRMGVSITAGIIVAFPVIFYQIWKFISPALLSKERKIIWPVVTFSTLCFLLGISFAYFVMLPFILPFLYSLGTETIKPTINISEYIGFSVQIILVAGLVFELPVASFVLTKIGLLSPKILRKYRRYGIIIIFILSAFLTPPDPGSQVLLAVPLLVLYEISIGISVLAYRKRKKQEELLAAS; translated from the coding sequence ATGGATCAAAATCAATCTAAAAATAATAAAAAGAAAGAGATGTCTTTTCTGCAGCACCTGGAAGAATTAAGATGGTGCCTCATTAAAAGTATGTTGGCAGTGGTAATCGGAATGCTTTGTGCATTTCCATTATCAGGATACATTATTGATATACTCACATTACCAAATAATAATCTTGCAAATCCACCCGAGATGGTTTTCTTAAAACCCGCCGGAATGTTACTCGTTCGTATGGGTGTTTCTATCACTGCCGGAATCATCGTTGCATTTCCCGTTATCTTCTATCAAATCTGGAAATTTATATCCCCGGCACTTCTTTCAAAAGAAAGAAAGATTATTTGGCCGGTTGTAACTTTTTCAACTTTGTGTTTTTTGCTAGGTATTAGTTTCGCATATTTTGTGATGCTACCATTCATTTTGCCATTTTTATATTCACTTGGAACAGAAACGATCAAGCCTACAATTAATATTAGTGAGTACATTGGATTTTCTGTCCAAATTATTCTGGTAGCCGGATTGGTTTTTGAATTGCCGGTAGCTTCATTTGTCTTAACAAAAATTGGCTTGCTAAGTCCGAAAATTTTAAGAAAATATCGGCGGTATGGTATAATCATTATTTTTATTTTATCTGCCTTTTTAACCCCTCCTGATCCTGGCAGCCAAGTATTGTTGGCCGTACCACTTTTAGTATTGTACGAAATTAGTATTGGGATTTCAGTTTTAGCATACAGGAAAAGAAAGAAACAAGAAGAATTATTAGCTGCTAGTTAA
- a CDS encoding transglycosylase SLT domain-containing protein, whose translation MKRKKTNMINRYKNILLLGAIFVLFISIAGFSIKFFEIEKNQHQIQGLELALMDLKAAMNIDSVRQYNIQKIMSIIDRYNSSLPSNTKYEIADEIYTLSQKYTNLQVDLICATITHESVWDPMVTSKAGAMGIMQIMPVTGIYLTAEEGMTWTSAEEVLYDPIYNLRLGCRFLSTLIEIYGIDGGLAAYNGGEKRAALWLVNNKAKGILHKETENYIPFVKKLYEEFQNASL comes from the coding sequence ATGAAACGAAAAAAAACAAATATGATCAACAGATATAAAAACATTCTGTTGTTAGGCGCCATATTTGTACTGTTTATTTCGATTGCAGGATTTTCTATAAAGTTCTTTGAAATCGAAAAAAATCAGCATCAAATACAAGGATTAGAATTAGCACTCATGGATTTGAAAGCAGCAATGAATATTGATAGCGTACGCCAATATAATATTCAAAAGATTATGAGTATTATTGACCGTTATAATAGTAGCTTGCCTTCAAATACGAAATATGAGATTGCGGATGAAATTTATACGCTTAGTCAGAAATATACGAATTTACAGGTAGATTTAATTTGTGCGACAATAACGCATGAAAGCGTGTGGGATCCAATGGTGACATCCAAGGCAGGCGCAATGGGTATTATGCAAATAATGCCGGTGACCGGGATTTATCTAACTGCCGAAGAAGGAATGACCTGGACCAGTGCTGAAGAAGTTTTATATGATCCGATTTATAATTTGCGGCTTGGTTGTAGATTCCTTTCAACCCTGATAGAAATTTATGGAATCGATGGAGGATTGGCAGCTTACAATGGTGGGGAAAAGCGTGCGGCATTATGGCTTGTCAATAATAAAGCCAAGGGAATACTTCATAAAGAAACAGAAAATTATATTCCTTTCGTTAAGAAATTATACGAGGAGTTTCAAAACGCAAGCTTATAA
- a CDS encoding GAF domain-containing protein — translation MKQKIDLERETLGVLSEKQKNFSVKDYLNRFFHFLENIEEGIFVIDANSRDIIRANQTAANLTGYTKSELEKLSIDDLHQPDELPLLFLEIQRLEFEHQTEINEFALIQKNGWKVMVDIRLCRLVQEEENFYKQYCIAYYHDLKDQVQSDNTKRNEELLALMEVGQTIASALNLDEIIDLTMLKIASVCNASFVSIFLKDEVGGLKMYKAHKTPPDKIQLIDQPWRIGIEEGPYDLVNEQNKTLKVENILTEDSFSQWRPIAERIGYRALLSLAMIPRDISVGVFNVYYDKPKKFTEDEIDFLRTAITYLSISIENARLYKDYQEKADQISAINEITNSINSSLELKEVIETVTFEVKKIINFDYMSISLFDEDSDNLNIFCLVSEQIGRRLQKGYWHRLRGSSVGWLNLSPDCKKNIQNSENIQDSVYETKLEIENQLQSKINVLLLSKDKYLGTFSIGKVELNAYNNTQQTLFKQIAGQVATALENAKLYQEAKLRLKELSALEDVSKTISSSLNIREVLDLIVKAAATVMYAKICTIWFVGEVNTPSRFSSDVNDTSSTMEFSLWPKVEKIIKEQRPLVIEDLHGDNSKNSILSNSLPASNLRSYLGVPVISRGKTIAVLGVYKDEIHRFDDREIKLLDTIANQAAIAIENARLYESERRRAAQLAMVNEVGKKISSTLDPDKLLKTVTASIQDIFNYNSVSVYLVDRETKSATLQSQSGVSSKIPKIEFVDQHQRNPIALTIRTAETTMIKDFTSEGELENGFPAAGSLLCIPLKIVERVNGCLCLYSDRKKGFDKRDLYAFEALASQLASAIENARLFEETKINSEKLSQVNEELENFVFSVSHDLKSPIVSILGFSTILKSEFSDKLDPEGIHYLDRINANIKQMENLIQDLLELSKIGRIATPFEMIDINEIVKTTISNLQFQIQKKEIKIQYPNDFPEMNCDWDRIQQVFTNLIDNAIKYIGDNPNPKIEIGHKIDDDFFLFFVRDNGIGIEKKFHDKIFELFQSLKEIEGVEGTGVGLTIVKKIIEKHNGRVWLESRKGRGTCFYFSIPKSGS, via the coding sequence GTGAAGCAAAAAATTGACTTAGAACGGGAAACATTAGGGGTGCTTTCGGAAAAACAAAAGAATTTCTCTGTAAAGGACTATCTCAACCGGTTTTTCCATTTTTTGGAAAATATAGAAGAAGGCATATTTGTTATCGATGCTAATTCCCGGGATATAATTAGAGCCAACCAAACAGCTGCAAATCTAACCGGATATACAAAATCGGAGCTCGAAAAACTAAGTATCGATGATTTACATCAACCGGATGAATTACCATTGTTGTTCCTGGAAATACAAAGATTGGAATTTGAGCATCAAACCGAGATTAATGAGTTTGCGCTTATTCAAAAAAATGGCTGGAAAGTCATGGTCGACATTCGGCTTTGTAGGTTGGTTCAAGAAGAAGAAAATTTTTACAAACAATATTGCATCGCCTATTATCATGACTTGAAAGATCAAGTCCAAAGTGATAACACCAAAAGAAATGAAGAACTATTGGCTTTAATGGAGGTTGGCCAGACCATAGCATCCGCATTGAATCTTGATGAAATTATCGATTTAACGATGCTGAAAATAGCTTCTGTTTGTAATGCAAGTTTTGTTTCAATTTTTCTCAAAGATGAGGTTGGTGGATTGAAGATGTATAAGGCTCATAAAACTCCACCAGATAAAATTCAACTTATTGATCAACCCTGGCGTATCGGAATTGAAGAAGGTCCTTACGATTTAGTAAATGAACAGAATAAAACTTTAAAAGTTGAGAACATTCTAACTGAAGATAGCTTTAGTCAATGGCGGCCCATTGCGGAAAGGATCGGCTATAGAGCATTACTTTCTTTAGCCATGATTCCGAGAGATATTTCGGTTGGCGTTTTTAATGTTTATTATGACAAGCCGAAAAAATTTACCGAAGATGAGATCGATTTCCTGAGGACTGCCATTACATATCTTTCTATTTCTATTGAAAATGCCCGCCTCTACAAAGATTACCAGGAAAAAGCTGATCAAATATCAGCAATTAACGAAATTACAAATTCAATCAATTCAAGCTTAGAACTTAAGGAAGTTATCGAAACCGTTACCTTTGAAGTAAAGAAAATTATTAATTTCGACTATATGTCAATTTCGTTATTTGATGAAGATAGTGATAATTTGAATATCTTCTGTCTTGTTTCCGAGCAAATTGGAAGGAGATTACAAAAAGGATATTGGCATAGGTTAAGGGGATCATCGGTTGGATGGTTGAATTTATCACCCGATTGTAAGAAAAACATACAAAATTCAGAGAATATTCAGGATTCAGTATACGAAACGAAATTAGAGATCGAGAATCAATTACAATCAAAAATAAATGTTCTTTTGCTTTCTAAAGATAAGTACCTGGGGACATTTAGTATCGGTAAAGTTGAGCTTAATGCTTATAACAATACACAACAAACACTATTTAAACAAATCGCCGGACAAGTTGCAACCGCACTTGAAAATGCCAAATTGTATCAAGAAGCAAAGTTAAGACTAAAAGAGCTTTCAGCTCTTGAAGACGTAAGCAAGACCATATCTTCGAGCTTGAATATTAGGGAGGTTTTAGATTTAATCGTTAAAGCCGCGGCTACGGTAATGTACGCTAAAATATGTACTATCTGGTTTGTTGGTGAAGTGAATACTCCCAGCCGTTTTTCCTCAGATGTAAATGATACATCTTCTACTATGGAATTTTCTTTATGGCCTAAAGTAGAGAAAATTATTAAAGAACAACGACCCCTAGTTATTGAAGATTTGCATGGAGATAATTCAAAAAATAGCATTTTATCAAATTCCTTGCCAGCAAGCAATCTCCGATCTTATCTTGGAGTGCCGGTAATTTCACGTGGCAAAACCATCGCAGTGCTTGGGGTTTACAAAGATGAAATCCATCGCTTTGATGACCGAGAAATTAAACTTTTGGATACCATTGCAAATCAAGCTGCAATTGCTATAGAAAACGCCAGGTTATATGAAAGCGAAAGACGACGGGCAGCCCAGCTTGCCATGGTTAATGAAGTTGGAAAGAAGATTTCTTCCACACTTGATCCCGACAAATTGTTGAAAACCGTGACTGCATCGATTCAAGATATTTTTAATTATAATTCAGTGTCAGTCTACCTCGTCGATCGAGAGACGAAATCTGCCACATTACAATCCCAGTCAGGTGTAAGTTCAAAAATTCCTAAAATTGAATTTGTAGATCAACATCAACGGAATCCAATTGCTCTTACCATTCGCACGGCAGAAACCACAATGATCAAAGATTTTACCAGTGAAGGAGAATTAGAAAACGGATTTCCTGCTGCAGGATCCTTGTTGTGCATTCCTCTGAAAATTGTTGAGCGGGTGAACGGATGCTTATGTCTCTATTCGGATAGAAAAAAAGGCTTCGACAAGCGGGATCTTTATGCCTTTGAGGCTTTAGCAAGTCAATTAGCGAGTGCAATTGAAAATGCCCGTTTGTTTGAAGAGACTAAAATAAATTCGGAGAAGTTATCGCAGGTGAATGAGGAGCTTGAAAATTTTGTTTTTTCGGTTTCGCATGATCTTAAATCGCCTATCGTTTCAATATTGGGATTTTCAACTATTCTTAAAAGTGAATTTAGCGATAAGCTCGATCCTGAGGGGATCCATTATCTAGACAGGATCAATGCAAATATTAAGCAAATGGAAAACCTCATCCAGGATTTATTGGAGCTTTCAAAAATAGGTCGTATCGCAACTCCCTTTGAAATGATTGATATTAATGAAATTGTAAAAACAACAATTTCCAATCTACAGTTTCAAATTCAAAAAAAAGAAATAAAGATCCAATATCCGAATGATTTTCCTGAGATGAATTGTGACTGGGATCGCATTCAACAAGTTTTTACAAATTTAATTGATAATGCGATTAAATACATTGGAGATAATCCGAATCCAAAGATTGAAATCGGACATAAAATAGATGATGATTTCTTTTTATTTTTCGTAAGAGATAATGGAATTGGGATAGAAAAAAAATTTCATGACAAGATATTCGAACTGTTTCAGTCCTTAAAAGAAATTGAAGGGGTAGAAGGAACCGGCGTGGGTTTGACCATCGTTAAGAAAATTATCGAAAAACACAATGGTCGTGTTTGGCTTGAATCCCGAAAAGGCAGAGGAACGTGTTTCTATTTTTCAATCCCTAAAAGCGGTTCCTGA
- a CDS encoding MBL fold metallo-hydrolase: MEILEITQLEVSPFASNCYLVKNPTTEQGIVIDPGDEPELIKRTIQEKNVNPKQILLTHGHLDHIMAVSNISNEYDLPVYAHCAEELLLQNAPSQAMMFGLPPIEVPVVTDWFNDGDVLKLIGLEIIVLHTPGHSPGGSCFQIGKTIFVGDTLFQSSIGRTDLPGGDYQQLINSIKTKLFPLDDDMKVYPGHGDSTTIGLERQFNPFLQ, from the coding sequence ATGGAAATTCTGGAAATTACCCAATTAGAAGTAAGCCCTTTTGCATCTAATTGTTATCTGGTAAAAAATCCTACAACTGAGCAGGGAATTGTCATCGATCCAGGGGACGAGCCTGAACTTATTAAGCGCACAATCCAGGAAAAAAACGTTAATCCAAAACAAATATTGCTAACTCATGGCCACTTGGATCATATTATGGCTGTTTCTAATATATCTAACGAATATGATCTGCCTGTTTACGCTCATTGTGCTGAAGAATTGCTATTGCAGAATGCTCCATCACAAGCTATGATGTTTGGTTTACCACCAATAGAAGTTCCGGTAGTAACCGATTGGTTTAACGATGGCGATGTTTTAAAATTAATTGGATTGGAAATAATAGTATTACATACACCTGGCCATTCACCCGGCGGAAGTTGTTTTCAAATTGGAAAAACAATATTTGTAGGGGACACCCTTTTTCAGTCATCGATTGGACGAACTGATTTGCCTGGCGGCGATTATCAGCAATTAATCAACTCGATTAAAACCAAATTGTTTCCTCTTGATGATGATATGAAAGTTTATCCAGGCCATGGCGATTCAACCACAATTGGCCTAGAAAGGCAATTTAACCCTTTCCTGCAATAG
- a CDS encoding PHP domain-containing protein, protein MHNSSRVSDEDGLADLHIHTNNSDGDFTPAEIVEKAVAAGLQAISITDHDAIAGISEAQKIAKSYDLEVIAGIELSCVEDENCFHMLGYFIDINNKDLQNYIKLLQTDRFERAQKIIIKLSNLGIDISLDVVLEKAGPGAIGRPHIAEILLEEGYVLSFEEAFARFLGYDKPAFVQNYPISSKEAMELIHTAGGISFLAHPQPNLNENQLEKYIEDGLDGLEIHHPRFSEADVSKLYNLAINYDLLVSGGSDFHTIKNGECCLGKKSVPYRFVEDMKCRLISS, encoded by the coding sequence ATGCATAACTCTTCGAGAGTGAGTGATGAAGACGGTCTGGCCGATCTTCACATTCACACAAATAATTCAGACGGAGATTTTACCCCCGCTGAAATCGTTGAAAAAGCGGTTGCTGCAGGGTTGCAAGCCATAAGTATCACCGATCATGATGCAATAGCCGGGATCTCGGAAGCGCAGAAAATCGCAAAATCATATGATCTTGAAGTTATTGCCGGAATTGAATTGAGTTGTGTAGAAGATGAGAATTGTTTTCATATGCTGGGCTATTTCATTGATATCAATAACAAGGATTTACAAAACTATATCAAACTATTACAGACGGATCGCTTCGAGCGTGCTCAGAAAATCATAATAAAGCTAAGCAATCTTGGAATCGATATTTCGCTCGATGTTGTCCTGGAAAAAGCAGGCCCTGGTGCAATCGGAAGACCCCATATTGCCGAAATCTTACTCGAAGAGGGTTATGTACTGTCTTTTGAAGAAGCTTTTGCGAGGTTTCTGGGATACGATAAACCGGCATTTGTTCAGAATTATCCAATTTCGTCAAAAGAGGCTATGGAACTCATCCATACTGCCGGTGGCATATCTTTTCTAGCACATCCTCAACCAAATCTAAACGAGAACCAGCTTGAAAAATATATAGAAGATGGCCTGGATGGCCTGGAAATTCATCACCCGAGGTTTTCAGAGGCTGATGTGAGTAAATTGTATAATTTAGCCATCAATTATGATCTGTTGGTCAGCGGTGGCTCTGATTTTCATACAATAAAAAATGGTGAATGCTGTCTTGGTAAAAAGAGCGTACCTTATCGATTTGTTGAAGATATGAAATGTAGATTGATTAGCTCTTGA
- a CDS encoding bifunctional oligoribonuclease/PAP phosphatase NrnA — protein sequence MHLELDNYLKSDEIEAVKHLIENNDKFILTTHVHPDGDGLGSELGLYYALKERGKQVNIFNHNPVPRQYDFLNHDNIITDYSSIEHESIITRAQCCFVFDVSEWDRLRKLGADLRKHEIPIICIDHHPSKEKFGAININYPNASSTGEIVFLLLDALGVEFSKEISSALYTAILTDTGGFRFSNTTVNSHKMAGILIEQNIDTYKIYREVYEQEPLGKIKLLADILSNIQFECDSKVAWCSITRAMLKKYDLAPSETDGLSDFSRRIANVEVSILFLEIEESLTKISFRSNGSISINELAQSFGGGGHPYASGALVRRPLNNVIEEFKEIICNYHHINS from the coding sequence ATGCATTTAGAACTCGATAATTATTTAAAATCGGATGAAATCGAAGCGGTTAAACATCTCATTGAAAATAATGACAAATTTATTTTGACGACACATGTTCACCCGGACGGAGATGGCTTGGGTAGTGAGTTGGGATTATATTATGCACTCAAAGAAAGAGGTAAGCAGGTTAATATATTTAATCACAATCCTGTTCCAAGGCAGTATGATTTTTTGAACCATGATAATATTATAACAGACTACAGTTCAATTGAACATGAATCAATTATAACTCGGGCCCAGTGCTGCTTTGTATTTGATGTAAGCGAATGGGATCGGTTGAGAAAGCTTGGTGCTGATTTAAGAAAACATGAAATTCCAATTATTTGTATTGACCATCATCCATCTAAGGAGAAATTTGGCGCTATAAATATCAATTATCCCAACGCTTCATCAACAGGAGAAATAGTTTTTCTTTTATTAGATGCTTTGGGAGTCGAGTTTTCAAAGGAAATATCTTCAGCATTGTATACGGCTATCCTCACAGATACCGGAGGTTTTCGCTTTTCAAATACTACGGTGAATAGCCATAAAATGGCTGGTATTCTCATTGAGCAAAATATAGATACTTATAAGATTTACCGGGAAGTTTATGAGCAAGAACCCTTAGGCAAAATTAAATTACTAGCTGATATTCTTTCAAATATACAGTTTGAATGTGATTCCAAAGTTGCCTGGTGCTCAATTACCAGGGCGATGTTGAAAAAATATGACCTTGCTCCATCCGAAACGGATGGATTATCAGATTTTTCCAGGCGGATTGCAAATGTTGAAGTCAGCATTCTCTTTTTAGAGATTGAGGAGTCTTTAACCAAAATTAGTTTTCGTTCAAATGGTTCGATTTCAATTAATGAATTAGCCCAATCCTTCGGGGGTGGTGGGCATCCTTATGCTTCCGGAGCGTTAGTCAGGCGGCCGTTGAATAACGTGATTGAAGAATTCAAAGAAATAATCTGTAACTACCATCACATCAATAGCTGA